GTGGGGTGGCGAACAGTTTGGTAATTTTTTTGAAAGTTTTTCAGGTTTGTTAATTCCTTGTGTCGAACAAACAGCAAAAAGGCGCATTTTTAGCGCCTTTTGTGAAAGAGTTACAGTTTATGATTCATTAGTGCTCGCTCATTTACGCAGGTTTATTGCGCTGTATTATGTTTAGGGCTGTCTGCGTAAATTGCTGCAATGTCGATAGCATCAAAACTGTATAGTGCAGTGCAATATTCACAGCCCATTTCAATTTTGCCTTCTTCCGCTAAAATTTGGTTCACTTCTTGTTGCGAAATCGTACGGATTGCACCAGCACTTCTTTCCCGTGAACAGCTGCATTTGAATGTCACCTCAACAGGATCAAATAAACGCACCTGTTCTTGATGGTAGAGGCGGTGTAACACTTGTTCAGCTTCTAAGCTAAATAGCTCTTCTGCTTTGATCGTGGCGGTTAAGGTTGATAAATGTTCAAATTCAGTATTTTCATCTGATTTGCTTGGCAGCACTTGCAATAACATACCTGCAGCTTGCTCGCCATTCGCAAATAGCTGAATTTGGGTTGGTAACTGTTCAGACTGGTTAAAGTATTCTTCTAAACAGGCAGCTAGGTTTTCATGGTCTAAGGATACAATACCTTGATAACGCTCACCTTCATCAGGGGTTAATGTTATCACCATGTAGCCTTTGCCCATCATTTGTTGCA
This Shewanella aestuarii DNA region includes the following protein-coding sequences:
- the hslO gene encoding Hsp33 family molecular chaperone HslO, which translates into the protein MTNDMLHRYLFDDADVRGEIVQLTQSYQQVLSAHAYPSAVKRLLGELMAATSLLTATIKFNGDISVQLQGDGPVSLAVINGNNLQVLRGVSRWKGDIADDATLQQMMGKGYMVITLTPDEGERYQGIVSLDHENLAACLEEYFNQSEQLPTQIQLFANGEQAAGMLLQVLPSKSDENTEFEHLSTLTATIKAEELFSLEAEQVLHRLYHQEQVRLFDPVEVTFKCSCSRERSAGAIRTISQQEVNQILAEEGKIEMGCEYCTALYSFDAIDIAAIYADSPKHNTAQ